In one window of Pirellulales bacterium DNA:
- a CDS encoding alpha/beta fold hydrolase: MIVRPESRLRLYRPLRRTNRLLSRSLHERVRLAAVVVCLVAVVSTPVSADTTLIPRRALFADADRPVVTLSPGGERIAYIEVQGATRSAWVAPVDDPAARTRVELLEGGQPLGLWWSADGQRLLLQQQVKGGVRLSSCDASGASSIDLTPMRGVSARLERLSGKLPGQALIALNDRDPRVHDLWKIDLGTAEKVLVMERTEFRNVHFDASFQPRVAEKLGPEGTLELLRRADDDTWLPLRTLDVDRSNAQRAPGAGVQGIVGVNAAGDVLYLVDNTGRDKSALLAVELATGRETVLATDADADIRPIAVVDRVTGRVLSGTAQFDNLRRYVIDDSVRGDFALLEKHFGGPVGTMGISAKDRAWLVAPLDGGPVRYHVYQRSQQTVRPLFAANSALDRYPLAKRSAHVATTRDGLRLPCHLYLPPGTDANGDGLPDAPLPTLLFVHGGPDAAYPWDSWTTNRCLQLLANRGYAALRVEFRGAGGFGKSFLEQGWREWGGKSQQDLVDLAHWAVDQHIAPREKIGIWGWSFGGFSTFATLAFYPDEFACGMSLYGLSDLEKFARRTILFSRDTAQRVGDPRTPDGLELLRRQSPLHSAERVTSPLLVTHGGKDVVVPQQHSDLFVSALEKHGKEVTYLVYPDEGHDYYRPESWISFWAVAERFLHEHLGGRFEPAANDYEGANLQVLAGSERIPGLAPFAKTKSRDS; the protein is encoded by the coding sequence ATGATTGTACGACCTGAGAGCCGTTTACGCTTGTATCGCCCGCTGCGCAGGACGAACCGCCTGCTATCGCGAAGCCTTCACGAAAGGGTGCGTCTCGCCGCGGTCGTCGTCTGCCTGGTGGCTGTTGTTTCCACGCCCGTGAGCGCGGACACAACTCTGATCCCGCGCCGCGCTCTGTTCGCTGATGCGGACCGGCCGGTCGTTACGCTGAGCCCTGGCGGCGAGCGGATCGCCTACATCGAAGTTCAGGGTGCGACGCGATCGGCCTGGGTCGCGCCCGTGGACGATCCGGCAGCGCGAACTCGTGTCGAGTTGCTCGAAGGCGGGCAACCCTTGGGGCTCTGGTGGTCGGCCGACGGTCAGCGCTTGCTCCTGCAACAGCAGGTCAAGGGCGGCGTGCGGCTCTCAAGTTGCGATGCTTCGGGCGCCTCGTCGATCGACCTGACGCCCATGCGCGGCGTCAGTGCGCGACTCGAGCGACTGAGCGGAAAGCTACCTGGGCAGGCGCTAATTGCACTCAACGATCGCGATCCGCGGGTTCACGACCTGTGGAAGATCGATCTGGGCACCGCGGAAAAAGTGCTTGTCATGGAACGGACGGAGTTCCGCAACGTACATTTCGACGCCAGCTTCCAGCCACGTGTCGCGGAGAAGTTGGGGCCCGAGGGAACCCTCGAGCTGCTGCGCCGCGCCGACGACGACACGTGGCTGCCCTTGCGAACGCTCGATGTCGATCGGTCGAATGCGCAACGCGCGCCCGGCGCCGGCGTCCAAGGGATCGTCGGCGTTAATGCCGCGGGTGACGTTCTGTATCTGGTCGACAACACAGGCCGCGACAAGTCTGCGCTGCTGGCCGTCGAGCTAGCGACCGGGCGCGAAACCGTGCTGGCCACCGACGCCGATGCCGATATCCGTCCCATAGCGGTTGTCGATCGGGTGACGGGCCGTGTGCTGTCCGGCACCGCGCAATTCGACAACCTCCGCCGCTACGTGATCGACGACTCGGTACGAGGCGACTTTGCACTGCTCGAAAAACACTTCGGCGGACCGGTCGGCACGATGGGGATCAGCGCCAAGGATCGCGCATGGCTGGTCGCTCCCCTCGATGGCGGACCCGTGCGATATCACGTCTACCAGCGGTCACAGCAAACCGTTCGGCCGCTCTTTGCGGCCAACAGCGCGCTAGATCGATACCCGCTGGCCAAGCGGTCCGCGCATGTGGCCACCACGCGCGACGGCCTGCGGCTGCCATGCCATCTCTATTTGCCTCCGGGAACCGATGCCAACGGCGATGGCTTGCCCGACGCACCGCTGCCGACGCTATTGTTCGTCCATGGTGGTCCGGACGCTGCCTATCCGTGGGACAGTTGGACGACCAACCGCTGCCTGCAGCTGTTGGCCAATCGCGGCTACGCGGCGCTGCGCGTCGAGTTCCGCGGCGCCGGAGGTTTTGGCAAGTCGTTCCTAGAGCAAGGCTGGCGCGAGTGGGGAGGCAAGTCGCAGCAAGACCTGGTCGATCTGGCGCACTGGGCCGTCGACCAGCACATCGCCCCACGAGAGAAAATCGGCATCTGGGGCTGGTCCTTCGGCGGGTTCTCTACGTTCGCAACGCTGGCATTTTATCCAGACGAATTTGCCTGCGGGATGTCGCTGTATGGACTGTCGGACCTGGAGAAGTTTGCCCGCCGTACGATCCTGTTTTCGCGCGACACAGCGCAGCGCGTGGGCGATCCCCGGACTCCCGACGGGCTCGAGCTGTTGCGCCGCCAGTCGCCGCTGCACTCGGCCGAACGCGTGACCAGCCCGCTGCTGGTGACGCACGGCGGCAAAGACGTCGTGGTCCCTCAGCAACACTCCGATCTCTTCGTTTCGGCACTCGAGAAGCATGGCAAAGAGGTGACCTATCTCGTCTACCCCGACGAGGGACACGACTATTATCGACCGGAAAGCTGGATCTCTTTCTGGGCAGTCGCCGAGCGATTCCTGCACGAGCATCTGGGCGGCCGCTTCGAACCAGCAGCCAACGACTACGAAGGGGCGAACCTGCAGGTCCTTGCCGGATCGGAGCGGATCCCTGGGCTAGCGCCTTTTGCAAAAACTAAATCGCGAGATTCTTGA